CCAGGTTCCCATGATGGCCTCGGTCTGCGCGGGCGCGCTGGTCGCCGCGGCCTCCTACCGCTTCCTGGTCCGCCGATAGGGTTCGCTTGTAGCCTCGGCCGATCGATGGTGGCGGACCGCCGGGCGGATTGGCTACACTCGGCGCCGGCCGCACAGCGGTACCCCTTCAGCGCCCTTCAGCGATGGAAGAACACGCCATGAAGAAGATACTGGCCGCGTGCCTGCTCGCTCTCGCTTTCGCGTTGCCCGCCCCGGCGGGTGCGCAGACCGTGCTGTTCCAGGCGCCGCCGATCATCAAGGCGGCGGTCGAGAACAACTACGAGACCATGCGCTCGCTGCTGGTCAAGGGCACCAGCGCCAACACCGCCGACGGCAACGGCAAGACCCCGCTGATCTACGCGGTGGCGGCATCCAACGCCGACATGGTCCATCTCCTGCTGGAGAACAAGGCTAATCCCAACCAGGCCGACAAGAGCGGCAACGGCCCGCTGTTCTGGGCGGCGGGGCAGGGCGACCCGGCCGTGATCGACCTGCTGGTCAAGGGCGGCGCCCGGATCGACCAGGAGAACCGGCAGGGCGCCACCCCGCTGATGGAGGCGGCCCGCACCGGCAAGCTGGAGGCGGTCCAGAGGCTGCTGGCCGCCGGGGCGACGGTGGACCAGGCGGATTTCACCGGGCGCAGCGCGCTCGACTGGGCGCAGGACGGACGCAGCCAGCGGGTCATCGCGGCGCTGCGTCAGGCCGGCGCCCGCTGACCGCGGCTGCCCGATAGAACGCCGCCGGCCCGCCCGCCATGCCTTTCCCGATCTTCGGCCCGATGCCCGGCGGCGCCGAGTCGCTGCTCCTGCTGCCGATCGCCCTGGCGCTCGCGGCGCTGGCCGGCGACTGGCCGGTGGTGGACGGGGTGCTCGGCCTGCCCCGAAGGCTGGCCCTGGGGTCGGCCGGCTGGTTCGACCGGCGGCTCAACCGGCTCAACCGAAGCCCCCGGACCCGCCTCGTCCGCGGCCTGCTGGTCACCGCCCTGTTCGCCCTACTGGCCGTCGCCGCCGGGCTGGCCCTGGCGGTGGGGCTCCGTTTCCTGCCCTACGGCTACGCGGTGGAGCTGGCGCTGGTCGCCGGCGCGCTCCAGGTCCGGCCGCCGTGGAACCGGCTGCGCACCACCATGCGGGCGCTGGAATGGAAAGGGCTGCCGGCGGGGCGGGACGCCGTCCGCGACCTGACCGACCGCCACACCCTCACCCTGGACGAGCACGGCGTCGTGCGCGTCGCGGTCGAGGGGGCGGCCCGGGCGCTCGACGGCGGGGTGGTGGCGCCCGCCGTCTGGTACGCGGTGGCGGGCCTTCCCGGCATCCTGCTGTGGACGGCGGTGGACGCCCTCGATCGGGCGATCGGCGACCGGGGACCGCGGCACGACCGGTTCGGGCTGGCGACGGCGCGCCTGCACGCGGCGCTGGGCTGGGTTCCGACCCGCCTGACCGGGGTGCTGCTGGTGCTGGCCTGTCCCTTCGTTCCCCGGACCCGGACCGGCGAGGCGGCCCGCACCCTCGCCGCCGCCGCGCCGGCCCCGGTCGCCGCGATCGCCGGCGCGCTGGACCTCTCCCTCGGCGGCCCCCGTAGGGAGGGGGAGGTGATGGTCCGCGCCCCCTGGATCGGCGAGGGCCGCGCCCGCGCCGTCCCGGCCGACATCAGGCCGGCCCTGGCCCTCTACGCCGTCGCCTGCCTCCTGCTGGCCGGTCTAGCCGCGGCCGCCGCCGCCGCGCTGCATTACTTCTGAACCCTAGAAGGGCGGCCGGTTGACGCCGACGATCCGCCAGGCGGGCTTCGCCCCGTCCAGCGGGATGTGGTCGATCCGGGTCACCGACAGGGGATCGACCTGGAATGCTAGCGCCGCCGCGGGGGGGATCCCCAGCGCCACCGCCAGCGCAGCCCTGATCGCGCCGGCGTGGCAGACCGCCACGATATCCCGACCGGCATGGGATTCCGAGTAACGCTCCAGCGCCAGGGCGACCCGGGCGACCACCTGCTCGAAACTCTCGCCGCCCGGCGGCCGGGTGGTCGCGGGGGCCTCCCAGAACCGGGCGATCCGCCCGCCGTCGTCCATGGCGGCCAGCTCGTCATGGCTGAACCCCTGCCACGCGCCGAAATCCTGTTCAAGCAGCCCCGCCTCGACGACCAGCTCCGTCCCGGCCCCCCAGACCGCCTCGGCGGTGCGATAGGTGCGGGACAGCGTCGTCACCATCCGCACCGCGCCGGACGGCAGAAGCCGGGCAAGCGACTCGAACGCGGGGACGTCGCCGCAGTCCGCCGCCACGTCGAGCTGGCCGTGGATCCTGCCTTCCGGGTTGATTACCGGGGCATGCCGCACCAGCCACCATCGCGTAACTTTGTCCGGGGCCGGGCCGCTCATGGCAGCATCATCGTCGCCAGGACCAGAAGCACGGCGATCTCCACCGCCTGCTGGCAGGCGCCCAGCACGTCGCCGGTATGGCCGCCGATCTGCGCCCGCGCCAGTTCGGCGATCGCCAGCGCCGCGACGATCGCCGCCGCCAGCACCGGCAGCGCCACCGGTCCCAGGGCCAGCCCCGCCAGGCAGATCCCGAGCGCCAGGGCCATGGCGATCCGGGTTCCCGGCGGCGCTCCCAGTTCCGCCGCCAGCCCGTCCGTCCGGGCCGGGTCGAGATAGCCGTAGACGGCCGGCACCATCGCCCGCGACAGCGCGCCGGCCCCGATCAGCGCCGCCGCGACGGCCAGCGGGTCGGCCAGCGCCGCCAGCGCCGACCAGCGCAGCCCGAGCGAGAACAGCAGCGCCAGCACGCCGTAGCTGCCCAGGCGGCTGTCGCGCATGATGGCCAGCTTGGCCATTTTGTCGCGCCCCCCGCCGAAGCCGTCGGCCACGTCGGCCAGCCCGTCCTCGTGCAGCGCTCCCGTCACCATCACCTGCACCCCCAGGGCCAGCAGTGCCGCGGCCGTGGAGGTCAGGCCCAGCAGCGTGGCGACCGCGTAGACGGCGCCGGCGGCCAGCCCGAGTCCCGCCCCGACCACGGGATACCAGCCCAGCGCCCGCCCGTGCAGGTCCGCGGGCATGGGGCCGTCGAACCGGACCGGCAGCCGGGTCAGGAAGATCGCGGCGGCGGCGATCTCGTCGCCCAGCCGGGCGGACGCCTTGGTTTGGGAACTCTTGGACATGGGTGCGGTATAAGGCAGGTCAGGTCCGTTCGGAAGGCTTTTGACCGGCCCTAGCTTTCCTGCCAAGGTGCCGCCCGAATCGTGCCCCATACCTCTTCCGCATCCCCGTTTCCGCAAAGCCGAGACAGCGCCATGGCCAATCCGCAACCCGCCGTCACCTTCGACGAGATCCGCGCCCTGATCCGCGACCTGCCGGGCCCCGACCTGGAAGCGGGCACGGCGGCGCTGGCGCGGCAGAACCAGCTCACCAAGCCGCGCGGATCGCTCGGCCGGCTGGAGGAGCTCGCCCAATGGATGGCGACGTGGCAGGGCAAGCATCCGCCCGAGCTGCGCCGGCCCCGGGTCAGCGTCTTCGCCGGCAACCACGGCATCGCGGCGCGCGGCGTCTCGGCCTATCCGGCGGAGGTCACCGCCCAGATGGTGCAGAACTTCATCGACGGCGGCGGCGCCGTGAACCAGCTGTCCGAGGTGGCCGACGCCGACCTGCGGGTCTACGAGCTGGACCTGGACCGCCCGACCCGGGACTTCACCACCGGCCCCGCCATGACGGAGGAAGGCTGCGCCCGCGCCATGGCCTACGGCATGATGGCGGTGGAGCAGGGGCTCCACCTGATCTGCCTGGGCGAGATGGGCATCGCCAACACCACCTCCGCCGCAGCGCTGTGCACCGCGCTGTTCGGCGGCGATCCGGCCGACTGGGTCGGCCCCGGCACCGGGGTGGACGCCACCGGCCTGGCGCTCAAGGTCGAGACCGTGGAAGCCGGCCTCGCCGCCAATCCCGGCGCCTCGTCCGACCCGCTGGAGGCGCTGCGCTGCCTGGGCGGCTTCGAGCTGGCCGCCATCGCCGGCGCCGTCGCCGCGGCCCGGCTGGCCCGCACGCCGGTGGTGCTGGACGGCTACGCCTGCACCGCGGCAGCGGCCGTCCTGGCGAAGCTGGACCCGCGCGCCCTCGACCATTGCCTGATCGCCCACCGCTCGGCCGAGCCGGGCCACGCCCTGCTGATCGAGAAGCTGGGCAAGCAGCCCCTGTTCGACTTCGGCATGCGCCTGGGCGAGGGCTCCGGCGCCGCCCTGGCGATCCCGATCCTGAAGGCCGCGGTCGAGTGCCATACCGGCATGGCCACCTTCGCCGAGGCCGGCGTCAGCGGCCAGTCGTCGGGGCCGTCGGGCGGCCAAGCCTCCGGTCAGGTCCACTGACATGGCGAGGGCCGCCGTGCTGGCGATCCTGCCCGTCTTCCTGGGGGCCGCATGCCTGTGGGCCGGAAGCGCGTCCGCTTCCGAGCTGCGGGTCACGGTCCGCGGCGTTCCGTCCGCCGACGGCGACGTCAAGGTCGGGCTCTACGCCACGCCGGAAGCCTTCGAGAAGCGGGAGCGGACCTTCGGGGAGGCGGCTCCCGCCCGGGAGGGCGACGTGGTGGTGGTGTTCCGCGACCTGACGCCGGGCCGCTACGGCATCGCCGCGATCCACGACCTCAACGGCAACGGCAAGCTCGACTCGAACCTGCTCGGCGTCCCGACCGAGCCCTTCGGTTTCGGCAACGACGCGAAGGTGAACTTCGCGCCGCCCGACTTCGCCGACATGGCCGTCACGGTGGGCGCCGGGACCGTGGAGACGGCGGTCACGCTGCGCCGCTGATCCTCCGGCCTTCCCGGGGGTTACGCCGCGCGGATGCCGGCCAGGAACCGCTCGACCTCGGCCCGGAGCAGTTCCGACTGCTGCGACAGTTCCCCGGCGGCGCTCTGGACCTGGGTCGCCGCGGTCCCGGTCTGGCCGGACGCCTCGGTCACCTGGACGATGTTGGACGATACCTCCTGGGTGCCGGCCGCGGCCTGGGTGACGTTGCGGGAGATCTCGGAGGTCGCGGCGGTCTGCTCCTCGACCGCGGCCGAGATCGCGGTGGTGATCTCGTTGATCGAGCCGATGGTCGTGCCGATGTCCCGGATCGCGCCGACGGCGCCGCCGGTGGCCGCCTGCATCGACGATATCTGGGCGGAGATCTCCTCCGTCGCCTTGCCCGTGCGGGTCGCCAGGCTCTTGACCTCGGACGCCACCACCGCGAAGCCCTTGCCCGATTCGCCGGCTCTCGCCGCCTCGATCGTCGCGTTCAGCGCCAGCAGGTTGGTCTGGCTCGCGATGTCGGCGATCAGGTCGACCACCTCGCCGATCCGGTTGGCGGCTTCCGCCAGCCCCTGGATGGTCGCATTGGTCTGCTCCGCCTCGGCGACCGCCTGGTTGGCGATGCCGGTGGACCGGGACACCTGGCGGGAAATCTCCTGCAGCGATCCGGCCATTTCCTCGGCCGCCGCCGCGACGGTCTGGACGTTGGCGGAGGTCTGCTCGGCCGCGGCGGCGGACGCGCCGGCCTGGCGGCTGGTCTCCTCGGCGATGGCAGCCATGCTCTGCGCCGTGCTGTCCAGTTCGGTCGCGGCGGACGAAACGGTCCTCAGGATATTGCCCATGGAGCTGTCGAACCCGGCGATCAGCCGATCGATCGTCTCCATCCGCTTCTGCCGGGCTGCCTGCTCCTCGCGCTGGCGGGCCTCCAGCAGGCGCCGCTGTTCGGCATTCTCCTTGAAGACCTGCACGGCCTTGGCCATGGCGCCGATCTCGTCGCCGCGCTCGCGTCCGGCGACCTCGACCGAGAGGTCGTCGGCGGCCAGCCGGGTCATGGTCCCGGTGATGCGGACCATGGCGGCGGCGACCGCCTTCTCGAAGAACAGGACGACGCCGGCCAGGGCGGCGATCACCAGCACCAGGATCGACACCACGACGGCGCGGGAGAAGGCGTAGATGGCGTCGCCTTCCTCACTCGCCTCTTCCCCGAACCGGGTGTCGAGCGTCACCAGCTTCAGGAGACCCTCCGAGAAGTCGTCGAAGGTGGCCTTGGTCGACATGAATTGTCGGGCGGCCGCCTCGTTCTCGTTCCGCCGGGATATCGTGATCATCTCCCGGCTCTTGTCCAGGTATTCCCGCCATTCCTCGACCACATCGTTGATGAGCGCGCGCTCCTCGGGATGCAGGTCGGACTTGAGGTAGCTGTCGAACCGCTGGTCGATGTCCTTCCTGATCCGCTCCAGGTCGCGCTCGGCCTGCGCCATGGCATCGTCGGTGGTCGAGAGGATGTGCGTCGCCTCGGCGATGCGGTAGTCGGAGGTCGCCGTGTTGGCCGCGTTCAGCAGGTTGGCTCGCGGCATCCAGGTGTGGGCGATCAGTGACGACTGCTCGTCCACCACCGCCATCCGGTCCAGGGAGAAAATTCCCAGCGCAATGACGAGCAGCGCGAGGGTCGCGAGGGCAGTGCGCATCCGCGCGCGCAAGGTCCAGTTTTTCATGATGCTCCCGATAAGTCTGGAGGACTTGATCCGGCCGATACCCGTTATCGCCTTCGGTCCGTCATGCGACGCCTCAAGCATGCCGGGTGCCAGATCCGGGAATTTCAAAATACCACTTTGGAAAGAGGGTCGAATCCTTCGCGCCTGCCGTGGAATCTCCTGCAGCGACCACTCGGTGTCTATGTTCAACGACATAGGCGGTCTTCCGCGCGTCCTTGGCAAAATGCCAAGGGGAAGCGACGGGGATTTGCAAAATGCGTCAGGCCCCGCGGGCCTCTTCGAGCAGCCAGTCGCGGAATGCCGCCAGCGCCGGGCGGTCGGCCAGGTGCTTCGGGCTGACGAGCTGGTAGCTGCCGAGCCGCGCCTCCAGACCGGGAAAGGGAACCGCGAGCCGGCCGGCCGCGATGTCGTCCTGGACCAGCGACAGGTCGGCCACCGTCACGCCATGCCCGTCGGCCGCGGCCTGGATCGCCAGGTCCTGGGTGTCGAAGATCTGGCAGTTGCGGTCCACGTCCAGGTCGGGCATCCCCGCCAGTTCCAGCCAGGCGCGCCATTCGCTCTGGTGCGGGTCGGGATGCAGGATCGTGAGGCCCGCGAGGTCGGCGGGAGCCTTCAGCCGGCCGAGCAGGGACGGCGCGCACAGGGCGGTCAGCCGTTCCTCGAACAGCGGGTCGGCGCGCAGCCCCGGCCAGGGGCCGACCCCGAACACGATCCCGGCGTCGAAGTCGTCCCGGTCGAAATCGACCCATTCCCAGCCGGTGTTCAGCCTGACCCGGATATCGGGACGGCTGGTCTGGAACCGGATCAGGCGGCGCATCAGCCAGCGGATCGTGAAGGTCGGCGGCACCTTGACCTGAAGGTCATGGGCCCGCGCCTCGACCCGCGCCGCGGCCTGGGCGATCCGGTCCAGACCCTCCGTCACCCCCGCCAGCAGCACCTTGCCCTCGTCGGTCAGCGCCAGGGCGCGCGGCAGGCGCTGGAACAGCGTCACGCCCAGATGGTCCTCCAGCCCCTTGACCGCCCGGCTGACCGCGCCCTGGGTCACGTGCAGCTCTTCCGAGGCCACGGTGAAGCTGAGATGGCGGGCGGCGGCCTCGAAGGCGCGCAGCGAGTTCAGCGGCGGAAGGCGGCGCGACATGACGGCTCATGCATGAGTTTCGCTCATGCAGAGTATGAGAACTCATGGTTTGTGCGCAAGCGCCGGACGCCGTAGATCATACATGTCGAAACCATCGCATACCGCACGCCGAAGGAGGCTGCCATGATCAGAACTCAAACCAGGCATGCGTCGGCGCTGCCCGTCGCGATCCCCGCCGTCCCGCTGGCCCGCATCGCGGAACTGCCGGCCCTGTGGCGCCGCCGCGCGCTGACCCGCCGCGACCTGGCCCGCATGGACCGCCACCTGCTGTCCGACATCGGCCTGACCGAGCAGCAGGCCCTGGCGGAGGTCTCCAAGCCGTTCTGGCAGGAGTGAGCCGGCTCACTCCCCGGTCTGGAGCAGCGAGCCGCGCACCCGGGCGACCTTGAAATAGTGCAGGAAGACGAACGCAGCCGCGGCCATGTAGGCGGCGTTCAGCCCGACCGCCCAGGCCAGATGGTCCCAGCGAGTCGCGTTCTCGAACATCAGCGCCCTCATGCCTTCGAAGACGTGGGCGGAGGGCAGCGCCCAGGCCACCGCCTGGAGCCAGCCGGGCAGAACCTCGACCGGGTAATAGACGGCGCTGACCGGCGCCAGCAGGAAGACCGCGACCCAGGCAAGGCTCTCGGCGCCCAGGCCGTGGCGCAGGATCAGCGCCACGATCAGCAGCCCGAGCCACCAGCCCATGACGATCAGGTTGGCGAAGAACCCGACCAGGGGCAGGCCCATGTCGAAGATCGAGTATCCGAAGATCGGGATCGCCAGGAGTCCGGCGGGCACGGTGCCCAGCAGCGTGCGGATCAGGCTCATGGCCATCAGCGCCGCCACCCATTCGCCCGGCCGCAGGGGGCTGACGAACAGGTGGCCCAGGTTGCGCGACCACATCTCCTCCAGGAACGACACCGACACGCCGAGCTGGCCGCGGAACAGCACGTCCCACAGCAGCACCGCCGCGATCAGCACGCCCGCGGCCTGGGCCACCCAGGTGCTGTTGGTCGCCATGAACTGGCTGATGAAGCCCCACATGATCATCTGCACGGTCGGCCAGTAGGCCAGTTCCAGCAGGCGCGGCCACGACCCGCGCAGCAGGTACCAGTAGCGCAGCACCATCGCCGCGATCCGGCGGGCGGAGCCTCCCATGGGGTTTCCCCTGCCGTCCATCGGGCCGATCACTCCGCCGCGTCCGCGACGGTGCCGGAGCGGCGGTCGCGCGCGATGTCGAGGAAGACGTCCTCCAGCGTGTCGCGGCCGTAGCGTTCCAGCAGGTCCGCCGGGGCGCCCCGGTCGACGATGGTGCCGCCGCGCATCATCAGCACCAGGCCGCACAGCCGCTCGACCTCCAGCATGTTGTGCGACGCCAGCAGGATCGTGGCGCCGGTCTCCCTTCGGTAGGTCTCCAGGTAGGTCCGGATCCAGTCGGCCGTGTCGGGGTCGAGCGAGGCCGTCGGCTCGTCCAGCAGCAGCACGTCCGGCCGGTTGAGCAGGGCCTTGGCGAGCGCCACGCGGGTCTTCTGCCCGGCGGAGAGCTGCCCCGTCGGCTTCTTCAGGAAGCGCGCGATGTCGAGCGCCTCGGCGATCTCCGCGACCCGGCGCCGGACGCCGGACAGGCCGTAAAGATGGCCGTACACGGTCAGGTTCTCGGCGACGGTCAGGCGGTGCGGCAAGTCGACATAGGGCGACGAGAAGTTCATCCGCGGCAGCACCCGGTGGCGGTGGCGCAGCATGTCCTCGCCCAGCACCTCGATGGTGCCCGACGTGGGCAGAAGCAGGCCCAGCAGCATGGAGATGGTGGTGGTCTTGCCGGCGCCGTTGCCGCCGAGCAGCCCGGCGACGGTGCCGGCCGGCACGGCGAAGCTGATGCCGTCGACCGCCGTGGTGGCATCGAACCGCTTGGTCAGGTGATCGACTTTGATGACAGGCTGGGACATAAGCAGGCTATATGGCGGACCGCCCAGCCGCTGACCACCCCCTCGACTCCCGGCAGCCCACCATGATCGAAGCCGCACCGCCGCCGCGTTCCGGTCCAGCCTCTCCCCCGGTCGTCACGCCGATCGCCACCGCGATCGACGGCCGGGTGACCTTGCGGACCCTCATCCTGATCCGCTGGATCGCCGTCGTGGGACAGCTGACCGCGGTCCTGTCGGTCCATTTCGGCTTCGGCTTCAAGCTGCCGCTCGGGCCGGCGCTGGCCGCCATGGGGGCGTCGGTCCTGCTGAACCTGGCGGCGCAGGCCCAGCGCGGCACCCGGCCCCGGCTGGCCGACCGGGACGCCGCCCTCTACCTGGGATACGACACGCTCCAGCTCACGCTGCTGCTGTACCTGACCGGCGGGCTCCAGAACCCCTTCGCGATCCTGATCCTGGCGCCGCTGACCGTGGCCGGCACGATCCTGTCCCGGGTCAGC
This Skermanella mucosa DNA region includes the following protein-coding sequences:
- a CDS encoding ankyrin repeat domain-containing protein, with the translated sequence MKKILAACLLALAFALPAPAGAQTVLFQAPPIIKAAVENNYETMRSLLVKGTSANTADGNGKTPLIYAVAASNADMVHLLLENKANPNQADKSGNGPLFWAAGQGDPAVIDLLVKGGARIDQENRQGATPLMEAARTGKLEAVQRLLAAGATVDQADFTGRSALDWAQDGRSQRVIAALRQAGAR
- a CDS encoding cobalamin biosynthesis protein CobD/CbiB, whose amino-acid sequence is MPFPIFGPMPGGAESLLLLPIALALAALAGDWPVVDGVLGLPRRLALGSAGWFDRRLNRLNRSPRTRLVRGLLVTALFALLAVAAGLALAVGLRFLPYGYAVELALVAGALQVRPPWNRLRTTMRALEWKGLPAGRDAVRDLTDRHTLTLDEHGVVRVAVEGAARALDGGVVAPAVWYAVAGLPGILLWTAVDALDRAIGDRGPRHDRFGLATARLHAALGWVPTRLTGVLLVLACPFVPRTRTGEAARTLAAAAPAPVAAIAGALDLSLGGPRREGEVMVRAPWIGEGRARAVPADIRPALALYAVACLLLAGLAAAAAAALHYF
- a CDS encoding histidine phosphatase family protein, producing MSGPAPDKVTRWWLVRHAPVINPEGRIHGQLDVAADCGDVPAFESLARLLPSGAVRMVTTLSRTYRTAEAVWGAGTELVVEAGLLEQDFGAWQGFSHDELAAMDDGGRIARFWEAPATTRPPGGESFEQVVARVALALERYSESHAGRDIVAVCHAGAIRAALAVALGIPPAAALAFQVDPLSVTRIDHIPLDGAKPAWRIVGVNRPPF
- the cobS gene encoding adenosylcobinamide-GDP ribazoletransferase; this encodes MSKSSQTKASARLGDEIAAAAIFLTRLPVRFDGPMPADLHGRALGWYPVVGAGLGLAAGAVYAVATLLGLTSTAAALLALGVQVMVTGALHEDGLADVADGFGGGRDKMAKLAIMRDSRLGSYGVLALLFSLGLRWSALAALADPLAVAAALIGAGALSRAMVPAVYGYLDPARTDGLAAELGAPPGTRIAMALALGICLAGLALGPVALPVLAAAIVAALAIAELARAQIGGHTGDVLGACQQAVEIAVLLVLATMMLP
- the cobT gene encoding nicotinate-nucleotide--dimethylbenzimidazole phosphoribosyltransferase, encoding MANPQPAVTFDEIRALIRDLPGPDLEAGTAALARQNQLTKPRGSLGRLEELAQWMATWQGKHPPELRRPRVSVFAGNHGIAARGVSAYPAEVTAQMVQNFIDGGGAVNQLSEVADADLRVYELDLDRPTRDFTTGPAMTEEGCARAMAYGMMAVEQGLHLICLGEMGIANTTSAAALCTALFGGDPADWVGPGTGVDATGLALKVETVEAGLAANPGASSDPLEALRCLGGFELAAIAGAVAAARLARTPVVLDGYACTAAAAVLAKLDPRALDHCLIAHRSAEPGHALLIEKLGKQPLFDFGMRLGEGSGAALAIPILKAAVECHTGMATFAEAGVSGQSSGPSGGQASGQVH
- a CDS encoding DUF2141 domain-containing protein: MARAAVLAILPVFLGAACLWAGSASASELRVTVRGVPSADGDVKVGLYATPEAFEKRERTFGEAAPAREGDVVVVFRDLTPGRYGIAAIHDLNGNGKLDSNLLGVPTEPFGFGNDAKVNFAPPDFADMAVTVGAGTVETAVTLRR
- a CDS encoding methyl-accepting chemotaxis protein; the protein is MKNWTLRARMRTALATLALLVIALGIFSLDRMAVVDEQSSLIAHTWMPRANLLNAANTATSDYRIAEATHILSTTDDAMAQAERDLERIRKDIDQRFDSYLKSDLHPEERALINDVVEEWREYLDKSREMITISRRNENEAAARQFMSTKATFDDFSEGLLKLVTLDTRFGEEASEEGDAIYAFSRAVVVSILVLVIAALAGVVLFFEKAVAAAMVRITGTMTRLAADDLSVEVAGRERGDEIGAMAKAVQVFKENAEQRRLLEARQREEQAARQKRMETIDRLIAGFDSSMGNILRTVSSAATELDSTAQSMAAIAEETSRQAGASAAAAEQTSANVQTVAAAAEEMAGSLQEISRQVSRSTGIANQAVAEAEQTNATIQGLAEAANRIGEVVDLIADIASQTNLLALNATIEAARAGESGKGFAVVASEVKSLATRTGKATEEISAQISSMQAATGGAVGAIRDIGTTIGSINEITTAISAAVEEQTAATSEISRNVTQAAAGTQEVSSNIVQVTEASGQTGTAATQVQSAAGELSQQSELLRAEVERFLAGIRAA
- the gcvA gene encoding transcriptional regulator GcvA → MSRRLPPLNSLRAFEAAARHLSFTVASEELHVTQGAVSRAVKGLEDHLGVTLFQRLPRALALTDEGKVLLAGVTEGLDRIAQAAARVEARAHDLQVKVPPTFTIRWLMRRLIRFQTSRPDIRVRLNTGWEWVDFDRDDFDAGIVFGVGPWPGLRADPLFEERLTALCAPSLLGRLKAPADLAGLTILHPDPHQSEWRAWLELAGMPDLDVDRNCQIFDTQDLAIQAAADGHGVTVADLSLVQDDIAAGRLAVPFPGLEARLGSYQLVSPKHLADRPALAAFRDWLLEEARGA
- a CDS encoding DUF1127 domain-containing protein, which gives rise to MIRTQTRHASALPVAIPAVPLARIAELPALWRRRALTRRDLARMDRHLLSDIGLTEQQALAEVSKPFWQE
- a CDS encoding ABC transporter permease, translating into MGGSARRIAAMVLRYWYLLRGSWPRLLELAYWPTVQMIMWGFISQFMATNSTWVAQAAGVLIAAVLLWDVLFRGQLGVSVSFLEEMWSRNLGHLFVSPLRPGEWVAALMAMSLIRTLLGTVPAGLLAIPIFGYSIFDMGLPLVGFFANLIVMGWWLGLLIVALILRHGLGAESLAWVAVFLLAPVSAVYYPVEVLPGWLQAVAWALPSAHVFEGMRALMFENATRWDHLAWAVGLNAAYMAAAAFVFLHYFKVARVRGSLLQTGE
- a CDS encoding ABC transporter ATP-binding protein, which codes for MSQPVIKVDHLTKRFDATTAVDGISFAVPAGTVAGLLGGNGAGKTTTISMLLGLLLPTSGTIEVLGEDMLRHRHRVLPRMNFSSPYVDLPHRLTVAENLTVYGHLYGLSGVRRRVAEIAEALDIARFLKKPTGQLSAGQKTRVALAKALLNRPDVLLLDEPTASLDPDTADWIRTYLETYRRETGATILLASHNMLEVERLCGLVLMMRGGTIVDRGAPADLLERYGRDTLEDVFLDIARDRRSGTVADAAE